The Coffea arabica cultivar ET-39 chromosome 1e, Coffea Arabica ET-39 HiFi, whole genome shotgun sequence genome has a window encoding:
- the LOC113703514 gene encoding uncharacterized protein isoform X1 encodes MEIVESIFDIPVQSPPGEEFSAADLDWTKFGTIERHDDVALIPYARVDAFIIGECLNAECPTRFHIERGRKRARGSLQEYKDDEYLEYRLYWCSFGPENYGEGGGILPSRRYRLNTRNRAARPQSMRGCTCHFVVKRLYARPSLALLIYNNRRHVNKSGSICHGPLDRDAIGPGAKKIPYICNEIQQQTMSMIYLGIPEENVLEKHIEGIQRYCGSNAKVNSLASQYVHKLGLIIKRSTHELDLDDQASVKLWVERNKKSVFFYQDTSETDPFILGIQTDWQLQQMIRFGHRSIVAADSTFGIKKLKYPLCTLLVFDSRKHALPVAWVITRTVVKSDVAKWMKALVDRVHTVDLGWKVNAFLVDDAAAEIDPIREIFSCPVLFSLWRIRRSWLRNILKKCNNIEVQREIFKRLGEIVYSIWGGVDYMVPLEKFTQDFVDQTAFLNYFRATWLPKIEMWLTSMRTLPLASQESSGAIEAYHVKLKVKLYDDSHLGAFQRVDWLVHKLTTELHSSYWLDRFADESDSFQNVKEEYLASTSWHRALQIPDTAVTLDDKDHPFAKVLSQRESTRTRIVWNPGSEFSLCDCEWSMQGNLCKHAIKVNMICENLRSYQPTLSFQSFQDILMNLQEKPLDDSIALDLSTAWAHQMLDQIQKLVELNSSGDISTVVNNMPLRWTTKKGRTSCGKPLTTLALPSSSKNDAAARKRSRKRKRLSRIR; translated from the exons ATGGAAATAGTTGAATCCATTTTTGACATTCCTGTGCAAAGTCCTCCTGGGGAAGAATTTTCAGCAGCTGATTTAGATTGGACCAAGTTTGGAACTATAGAACGTCATGATGATGTAGCGCTTATCCCTTATGCCCGAGTTGATGCATTTATTATTGGAGAATGCCTGAATGCAGAATGCCCAACTCGGTTTCACATTGAGAGGGGTCGCAAACGAGCAAGAGGCAGTTTACAGGAGTACAAAGATGACGAATATCTGGAGTATAGGCT GTATTGGTGTTCTTTTGGACCAGAAAACTATGGGGAAGGTGGGGGTATATTACCTAGTCGCAGATATCGGCTCAACACTCGAAACCGTGCTGCTAGACCCCAATCCATGAGGGGTTGTACGTGCCATTTTGTAGTAAAGCGCCTCTATGCCCGTCCATCTCTTGCACTTCTCATATATAACAATAGGCGACATGTAAACAAGTCTGGTTCTATCTGTCATGGCCCACTTGACCGAGATGCTATTGGTCCTGGTGCCAAGAAAATCCCATATATATGCAATGAGATTCAACAGCAGACTATGTCTATGATCTATCTTGGTATTCCTGAGGAAAATGTACTAGAGAAGCACATAGAGGGCATTCAGCGCTACTGTGGTTCTAATGCAAAAGTTAACAGCCTTGCTTCTCAATATGTTCACAAACTTGGCCTGATAATCAAGCGTTCCACTCATGAATTGGATCTAGACGACCAAGCTAGTGTTAAATTGTGGGTTGAACGCAACAAAAAATCTGTTTTCTTTTATCAGGACACATCAGAAACAGATCCTTTCATTTTGGGGATCCAAACCGATTGGCAATTACAACAAATGATTAGGTTTGGGCACCGCAGCATTGTTGCAGCAGATTCAACATTTGGGATAAAGAAACTGAAG TATCCCTTGTGCACGCTGCTTGTGTTTGATTCCCGGAAACATGCACTTCCAGTTGCATGGGTAATTACACGTACTGTAGTTAAATCAGATGTGGCTAAATGGATGAAAGCTCTAGTTGATCGAGTTCATACAGTTGATTTAGGATGGAAGGTCAACGCGTTTTTGGTTGATGACGCAGCAGCAGAGATTGATCCAATAAG GGAGATTTTTTCTTGCCCTGTCCTATTTTCGCTGTGGCGTATTCGCAGATCGTGGCTGCGGAATATTTTGAAGAAATGCAATAACATCGAAGTCCAGCGGGAGATATTTAAACGGCTGGGGGAAATTGTCTACAGCATTTGGGGTGGAGTTGATTACATGGTTCCTTTGGAAAAATTTACTCAAGATTTTGTTGATCAAACTGCCTTCCTAAATTATTTCAGAGCTACTTGGCTCCCAAAGATCG AAATGTGGCTTACCAGTATGAGAACTCTTCCGCTAGCAAGCCAGGAGTCCTCTGGTGCAATTGAAGCATATCATGTGAAGCTGAAAGTTAAACTTTACGATGATTCACATCTTGGTGCATTTCAGCGAGTTGATTGGTTGGTGCACAAGTTGACAACGGAGCTGCATTCTTCCTATTGGCTTGATCGATTTGCAGATGAGAGTGATTCATTTCAAAATGTCAAAGAGGAGTATCTTGCTTCTACATCATGGCATCGGGCATTGCAAATTCCTGATACTGCTGTTACCTTGGATGATAAAGACCATCCTTTTGCAAAGGTTTTGAGCCAAAGAGAAAGCACAAGAACACGAATAGTGTGGAATCCTGGATCTGAATTCTCTCTTTGTGATTGTGAGTGGTCGATGCAGGGAAACCTATGCAAGCATGCTATTAAGGTCAACATGATCTGTGAGAACCTTCGCTCCTACCAACCAACCTTAtcatttcagtcatttcaaGACATCTTAATGAACCTACAAGAGAAACCGTTGGATGATTCAATTGCGCTAGATTTATCAACAGCCTGGGCGCACCAGATGCTTGATCAAATTCAGAAGCTTGTTGAGCTTAACAGTTCTGGTGACATTAGTACTGTTGTAAACAACATGCCGTTGAGATGGACTACCAAGAAAGGCAGAACGTCATGTGGCAAGCCATTGACTACTCTTGCTCTGCCTTCAAGTTCTAAGAATGATGCGGCAGCACGTAAAAGgagtaggaaaaggaaaagattgtCACGAATAAGATGA
- the LOC113703514 gene encoding uncharacterized protein isoform X2: MRGCTCHFVVKRLYARPSLALLIYNNRRHVNKSGSICHGPLDRDAIGPGAKKIPYICNEIQQQTMSMIYLGIPEENVLEKHIEGIQRYCGSNAKVNSLASQYVHKLGLIIKRSTHELDLDDQASVKLWVERNKKSVFFYQDTSETDPFILGIQTDWQLQQMIRFGHRSIVAADSTFGIKKLKYPLCTLLVFDSRKHALPVAWVITRTVVKSDVAKWMKALVDRVHTVDLGWKVNAFLVDDAAAEIDPIREIFSCPVLFSLWRIRRSWLRNILKKCNNIEVQREIFKRLGEIVYSIWGGVDYMVPLEKFTQDFVDQTAFLNYFRATWLPKIEMWLTSMRTLPLASQESSGAIEAYHVKLKVKLYDDSHLGAFQRVDWLVHKLTTELHSSYWLDRFADESDSFQNVKEEYLASTSWHRALQIPDTAVTLDDKDHPFAKVLSQRESTRTRIVWNPGSEFSLCDCEWSMQGNLCKHAIKVNMICENLRSYQPTLSFQSFQDILMNLQEKPLDDSIALDLSTAWAHQMLDQIQKLVELNSSGDISTVVNNMPLRWTTKKGRTSCGKPLTTLALPSSSKNDAAARKRSRKRKRLSRIR; this comes from the exons ATGAGGGGTTGTACGTGCCATTTTGTAGTAAAGCGCCTCTATGCCCGTCCATCTCTTGCACTTCTCATATATAACAATAGGCGACATGTAAACAAGTCTGGTTCTATCTGTCATGGCCCACTTGACCGAGATGCTATTGGTCCTGGTGCCAAGAAAATCCCATATATATGCAATGAGATTCAACAGCAGACTATGTCTATGATCTATCTTGGTATTCCTGAGGAAAATGTACTAGAGAAGCACATAGAGGGCATTCAGCGCTACTGTGGTTCTAATGCAAAAGTTAACAGCCTTGCTTCTCAATATGTTCACAAACTTGGCCTGATAATCAAGCGTTCCACTCATGAATTGGATCTAGACGACCAAGCTAGTGTTAAATTGTGGGTTGAACGCAACAAAAAATCTGTTTTCTTTTATCAGGACACATCAGAAACAGATCCTTTCATTTTGGGGATCCAAACCGATTGGCAATTACAACAAATGATTAGGTTTGGGCACCGCAGCATTGTTGCAGCAGATTCAACATTTGGGATAAAGAAACTGAAG TATCCCTTGTGCACGCTGCTTGTGTTTGATTCCCGGAAACATGCACTTCCAGTTGCATGGGTAATTACACGTACTGTAGTTAAATCAGATGTGGCTAAATGGATGAAAGCTCTAGTTGATCGAGTTCATACAGTTGATTTAGGATGGAAGGTCAACGCGTTTTTGGTTGATGACGCAGCAGCAGAGATTGATCCAATAAG GGAGATTTTTTCTTGCCCTGTCCTATTTTCGCTGTGGCGTATTCGCAGATCGTGGCTGCGGAATATTTTGAAGAAATGCAATAACATCGAAGTCCAGCGGGAGATATTTAAACGGCTGGGGGAAATTGTCTACAGCATTTGGGGTGGAGTTGATTACATGGTTCCTTTGGAAAAATTTACTCAAGATTTTGTTGATCAAACTGCCTTCCTAAATTATTTCAGAGCTACTTGGCTCCCAAAGATCG AAATGTGGCTTACCAGTATGAGAACTCTTCCGCTAGCAAGCCAGGAGTCCTCTGGTGCAATTGAAGCATATCATGTGAAGCTGAAAGTTAAACTTTACGATGATTCACATCTTGGTGCATTTCAGCGAGTTGATTGGTTGGTGCACAAGTTGACAACGGAGCTGCATTCTTCCTATTGGCTTGATCGATTTGCAGATGAGAGTGATTCATTTCAAAATGTCAAAGAGGAGTATCTTGCTTCTACATCATGGCATCGGGCATTGCAAATTCCTGATACTGCTGTTACCTTGGATGATAAAGACCATCCTTTTGCAAAGGTTTTGAGCCAAAGAGAAAGCACAAGAACACGAATAGTGTGGAATCCTGGATCTGAATTCTCTCTTTGTGATTGTGAGTGGTCGATGCAGGGAAACCTATGCAAGCATGCTATTAAGGTCAACATGATCTGTGAGAACCTTCGCTCCTACCAACCAACCTTAtcatttcagtcatttcaaGACATCTTAATGAACCTACAAGAGAAACCGTTGGATGATTCAATTGCGCTAGATTTATCAACAGCCTGGGCGCACCAGATGCTTGATCAAATTCAGAAGCTTGTTGAGCTTAACAGTTCTGGTGACATTAGTACTGTTGTAAACAACATGCCGTTGAGATGGACTACCAAGAAAGGCAGAACGTCATGTGGCAAGCCATTGACTACTCTTGCTCTGCCTTCAAGTTCTAAGAATGATGCGGCAGCACGTAAAAGgagtaggaaaaggaaaagattgtCACGAATAAGATGA